Proteins co-encoded in one Cytophaga hutchinsonii ATCC 33406 genomic window:
- the smpB gene encoding SsrA-binding protein SmpB → MSTKEIVKNVNIKNKKASFEYEFLEKYEAGIVLKGTEIKAIRMSKASISEAYCLFDNEELWIKNMNISSYDKGSFYNHDPLSARKLLLRKAELKKLFMHSKEKGLTIIALRLFTNERGYAKIEIALAKGKKLYDKRESIKSKDNEREMQRIRI, encoded by the coding sequence ATGAGTACAAAAGAGATCGTTAAAAACGTCAATATAAAAAATAAGAAGGCATCTTTTGAATATGAATTCCTGGAAAAATACGAAGCCGGAATTGTATTGAAAGGTACGGAGATCAAGGCCATCCGCATGAGCAAAGCTTCTATCAGCGAAGCGTATTGCCTGTTTGATAATGAAGAACTGTGGATCAAGAATATGAATATTTCTTCGTACGACAAAGGTTCTTTTTACAACCATGATCCGTTGAGTGCACGTAAGCTACTGCTCCGTAAAGCAGAATTGAAAAAACTGTTCATGCATTCCAAGGAAAAAGGCTTAACGATCATTGCACTGCGCTTGTTTACCAACGAACGCGGATATGCAAAGATTGAGATCGCACTGGCAAAAGGAAAGAAGCTGTATGATAAACGCGAGTCGATCAAGAGCAAAGATAACGAGCGGGAGATGCAGCGCATAAGGATTTAG
- the tsaD gene encoding tRNA (adenosine(37)-N6)-threonylcarbamoyltransferase complex transferase subunit TsaD, with the protein MSVTLLAIESSCDETAAAVIQDGNILCNIVASQRIHEKYGGIVPELASRAHQQHIIPVVAQALLEANIQKSDLNAVACTSGPGLLGALLVGVSFSKAFASALHIPVIKVNHMKAHILAHFIGDVKPSFPFICMTVSGGHTQLVIVRNYLEMEVVGETQDDAVGEAFDKTAKLMGLPYPGGPLIDSYAKQGNPLAFPFPTVDMPGYNYSFSGIKTAFMYFLKKNTAVDPDFIQKNLPDICASVQHALIDVLMRKLKRLVVDTGINRVAIAGGVSANSGLRKAMEQKREQEGWDVYIPAFEYCTDNAAMIAVAGYHQYLENDFAGWDLSPEPRLRIGGGL; encoded by the coding sequence ATGTCAGTTACACTATTAGCCATCGAATCTTCCTGTGATGAAACAGCTGCGGCTGTCATTCAGGATGGGAATATACTATGTAATATAGTTGCTTCACAGCGAATTCACGAGAAATATGGGGGAATTGTACCGGAATTAGCTTCACGGGCACATCAACAACATATCATTCCAGTGGTAGCGCAAGCACTCCTTGAAGCAAATATACAAAAATCAGACCTGAATGCAGTGGCTTGTACCTCTGGCCCCGGATTATTAGGTGCATTATTGGTGGGCGTTTCTTTTTCCAAAGCATTTGCGTCGGCCTTACACATTCCGGTGATCAAAGTGAATCACATGAAAGCGCATATTCTGGCACATTTTATTGGTGATGTAAAACCGTCTTTTCCATTTATTTGTATGACTGTGAGTGGCGGACATACGCAGCTGGTGATTGTGCGGAATTATTTAGAAATGGAAGTAGTAGGAGAAACCCAGGACGATGCCGTTGGGGAAGCATTCGACAAAACAGCTAAATTAATGGGTCTTCCTTACCCAGGTGGACCATTGATTGATTCGTATGCAAAACAAGGAAATCCGCTGGCATTTCCGTTCCCAACCGTTGATATGCCCGGATATAATTATTCTTTCAGCGGTATAAAGACAGCTTTTATGTATTTCCTGAAAAAAAATACAGCCGTTGATCCGGATTTTATTCAGAAAAATTTACCTGATATTTGTGCCAGTGTACAGCATGCGCTGATAGATGTACTGATGCGTAAGCTGAAGCGTTTGGTTGTCGATACGGGTATCAACAGGGTAGCGATAGCGGGCGGTGTTTCGGCAAATTCCGGATTGCGGAAAGCCATGGAACAAAAACGCGAGCAGGAAGGTTGGGATGTATACATACCCGCGTTTGAATATTGTACCGATAATGCAGCCATGATTGCTGTAGCTGGATATCACCAGTATTTAGAAAATGATTTTGCAGGATGGGATCTGTCTCCGGAACCAAGATTGCGCATAGGAGGAGGGTTATAA